One region of Patescibacteria group bacterium genomic DNA includes:
- the dcm gene encoding DNA (cytosine-5-)-methyltransferase yields the protein MKKEKFITAGEAALKLGISIDTIRRWDKKGLVKSFRDERNDRLFSLEEIKRIQNKTHGGKKSKFKILKNNKMSPYTAIELFAGAGGTALGMENAGIEHVLLNENDKYACETLRMNKPNWNVVEGDIRELKFFEGQADIVQGGFPCQTFSCAGKKMGFEDIRGTLFFEFARCVKEVKPKIAIGENVKGLLNHDNGRTIKTMASVLEELGYRVKYKILRSQYFDVSQKRERLIIIGVRKDLDIPISFPKEKDYIIPLREALFKCPKSDGQEYPEKKKKIMKLIPPGGYWRDLSLELQKEYMGASFYMGGGKTGMARRLSWDEPSLTLTCSPAQKQTERCHPEETRPLSVREYARIQTFPDYWKFSGSIAQQYKQIGNAVPVNLGYYIGDAVIKMLNGEIEEEIEEPVFIQQQLAAFAT from the coding sequence ATGAAAAAAGAAAAATTTATCACTGCTGGCGAAGCAGCCTTAAAATTGGGTATTTCTATAGATACTATTAGAAGGTGGGATAAAAAGGGATTAGTAAAGTCATTTAGGGATGAAAGGAATGACCGTTTGTTCAGTTTGGAAGAGATAAAAAGAATTCAAAACAAAACACACGGTGGCAAAAAAAGTAAATTTAAAATTCTGAAAAATAATAAAATGTCGCCATATACAGCTATTGAGTTGTTTGCTGGTGCCGGAGGTACTGCCTTGGGGATGGAAAATGCTGGGATTGAGCATGTATTACTAAATGAAAATGATAAATATGCTTGTGAAACACTTCGAATGAATAAACCAAATTGGAATGTTGTTGAGGGGGATATTAGAGAGCTTAAGTTTTTCGAAGGGCAGGCAGATATTGTACAGGGTGGATTTCCATGCCAGACTTTTTCATGCGCTGGAAAAAAAATGGGATTTGAAGATATACGAGGTACTTTATTTTTTGAATTTGCAAGATGCGTCAAAGAAGTAAAACCCAAAATTGCCATTGGCGAAAATGTAAAGGGATTATTAAATCATGACAATGGCAGAACAATTAAAACAATGGCCAGTGTATTAGAGGAATTAGGATATAGAGTTAAATATAAAATTTTAAGATCCCAATACTTTGACGTCTCCCAAAAAAGGGAGAGGCTGATAATTATTGGCGTTAGAAAGGATTTGGATATACCAATTTCGTTTCCAAAAGAAAAGGATTATATTATTCCGTTACGCGAAGCACTTTTTAAATGCCCCAAATCAGACGGACAAGAATATCCGGAAAAAAAGAAAAAAATAATGAAATTGATTCCTCCCGGTGGCTACTGGAGAGACCTTTCATTAGAACTTCAAAAAGAATATATGGGAGCCAGTTTCTATATGGGTGGTGGCAAAACTGGAATGGCAAGGCGACTATCTTGGGATGAACCATCATTGACTTTGACCTGCAGTCCTGCTCAAAAACAAACTGAACGTTGCCATCCTGAAGAAACAAGACCTTTATCTGTTCGTGAATATGCCAGAATTCAAACATTTCCCGATTATTGGAAATTTTCCGGATCTATTGCACAGCAATATAAACAAATCGGTAATGCAGTACCTGTAAATCTCGGATACTATATCGGAGATGCTGTTATAAAAATGCTAAATGGAGAAATAGAGGAGGAAATTGAAGAACCAGTATTCATACAACAACAATTA